In a genomic window of Gossypium arboreum isolate Shixiya-1 chromosome 7, ASM2569848v2, whole genome shotgun sequence:
- the LOC108478146 gene encoding uncharacterized protein LOC108478146 has translation MESRSSNLSILAPPVFDGENYQARVVRMQAYMEGCDYWEAIEEDYEVTPLLNNPTMNQIKMHKEKTTKKAKVKSCLYVSISPAIFNRIMAFGSVKEIWDYLKAEYQGDERIKSMKVLNLIKKFERLQMKESESIKEYSDKLIDIANKVRVLGTDLSDSRLVQKILVSVPEKYEATIASFEKTKDLTQLRVMELISALQNHPNFRCWRRPDVKCRRCNLMGHIERFYKELRNQQQGGAHAVVREEEDHLFVVSCFSSSILCDSWSLKSKVKIGNGEYLEVKGRGIVAIESCVGTKLISDVLFVPEIDQNLLSVGQLVEKRFKVMFEEGMCLILGSSGNELFQIKMQKKSF, from the exons ATGGAATCGAGATCGAGTAACCTGTCCATCTTAGCCCCAcctgtgtttgatggagagaatTATCAAGCACGGGTCGTGAGAATGCAAGCATACATGGAGGGTTGTGATTATTGGGAAGCTATCGAGGAAGACTACGAGGTGACTCCACTTCTAAATAATCCAACAATGAACCAGATCAAAATGCACAAAGAGAAAACCACCAAGAAGGCTAAGGTAAAGTCTTGTCTTTATGTTTCGATTTCACCAGCCATATTCAATAGAATTATGGCTTTTGGATCAGTGAAGGAGATATGGGACTACCTCAAAGCTGAGTATCAAGGAGATGAGAGGATCAAGAGCATGAAGGTGTTGAACTTGATCAAAAAATTCGAGAGGCTACAAATGAAGGAGTCTGAGTCAATCAAAGAATACTCAGACAAGCTGATAGACATTGCCAACAAGGTAAGAGTTCTTGGGACTGATCTCTCTGATTCTAGACTGGTGCAGAAGATACTTGTCTCTGTGCCTGAGAAATATGAAGCAACTATTGCCTCTTTTGAGAAAACTAAGGACTTGACTCAATTGAGAGTAATGGAGTTGATCAGTGCTTTACAG AATCATCCCAATTTCAGGTGTTGGAGAAGGCCAGATGTGAAATGCAGAAGGTGTAACTTGATGGGGCACATTGAGAGGTTCTACAAGGAACTGAGAAATCAGCAGCAAGGTGGAGCACATGCTGTAGTTAGAGAAGAAGAGGACCATTTGTTTGTCGTCTCTTGCTTCTCATCAAGCATTTTATGTGACAGTTG GTCATTGAAGTCGAAAGTAAAGATAGGAAATGGAGAATACCTAGAAGTGAAGGGAAGAGGCATAGTAGCAATAGAGAGCTGTGTTGGAACTAAGTTGATTTCAGATGTTCTGTTTGTACCTGAGATTGATCAAAACTTGTTGAGTGTGGGACAATTGGTAGAGAAAAGATTCAAGGTGATGTTCGAAGAGGGAATGTGCCTGATCCTTGGCTCTAGTGGCAATGAATTGTTTCAGATCAAGATGCAGAAGAAGAGTTTCTGA
- the LOC108470423 gene encoding uncharacterized protein LOC108470423 isoform X1: MAPSLLHFNTAAAVAVASAKAAENDNVSRVQLPDKTRNSRVLVLGGTGRVGGSTATALSKLCPDLRIVVGGRNREKGAAMVATLGKNSEFVEVNINNKDSLEAALSDVDLVVHAAGPFQQSQKCTVLEAAIETQTAYLDVCDDTNYAFRAKSFKGRAVDANIPAITTGGVYPGVSNVMAAELVRAARSESKTEPERLRFSYYTAGSGGAGPTILATSFLLLGEEVVAYNKGQKIKLKPFTGMLNVDFGKGIGKRDVYLLNLPEVRSAHEVLEVPTVSARFGTAPFFWNWGMEAMTNLLPAEFLRDRSKVQQLVEWFDPLVRAVDGIAGERVSMRVDLECTNERSTLALFSHRRLSVAVGNATAAFAVAILEGSTQPGVWFPEEPEGIAVEAREELLKRAAEGAIAFVMNKPPWMVETDPKELGLGIYV; the protein is encoded by the exons ATGGCTCCATCTTTGCTTCACTTTAACACTGCAGCAGCTGTTGCTGTGGCCTCTGCAAAAGCTGCTGAAAACGACAACGTAAGTAGAGTTCAACTCCCGGACAAGACAAGGAACTCTCGGGTCCTTGTCCTGGGTGGAACTGGTCGGGTTGGAGGATCTACTGCCACTGCTCTTTCCAAGCTTTGCCCGGATCTTCGTATTGTCGTCGGTGGTAGGAATAG GGAAAAAGGTGCTGCCATGGTGGCTACGCTAGGAAAGAATTCCGAGTTTGTGGAAGTCAATATTAACAACAAAGATTCATTGGAAGCAGCTTTGAGTG ATGTGGATCTTGTAGTTCATGCTGCGGGACCTTTTCAACAGTCACAGAAGTGTACTGTCTTGGAAGCAGCCATAGAGACCCAG ACTGCATATCTCGACGTTTGCGATGATACAAACTATGCATTCCGTGCAAAATCGTTCAAGGGTAGAGCAGTTGATGCAAATATTCCAGCCATAACTACTGGTGGAGTCTATCCAGGAGTGAGCAATG TGATGGCAGCGGAGCTTGTTCGTGCTGCCAGAAGCGAAAGCAAGACAGAACCAGAGAGGTTAAG GTTCTCCTACTACACGGCAGGCAGTGGCGGTGCTGGGCCAACTATATTAGCCACTAGTTTTTTACTGCTTGGCGAGGAAGTTGTTGCATATAATAAAG gacaaaaaatcaaattaaagccCTTTACCGGAATGCTCAATGTAGACTTCGGAAAAGGCATTGGAAAGAGAGATGTTTATTTGTT GAACTTACCTGAGGTACGGAGTGCTCATGAGGTCTTAGAAGTACCAACCGTCAGTGCTCGATTTGGAACTGCACCTTTCTTCTGGAATTGGGGAATGGAAGCCATGACAAATCTTCTTCCTGCG GAATTTCTGAGAGACAGAAGCAAAGTCCAACAGTTGGTTGAATGGTTTGATCCACTAGTCCGAGCAGTTGATGGAATTGCCGGTGAGCGAGTTTCGATGAGG GTTGATCTGGAATGCACAAATGAACGGAGTACACTTGCTTTGTTTAGTCACAGGAGACTCTCTGT GGCAGTGGGAAACGCCACAGCTGCTTTTGCAGTAGCAATTCTTGAGGGAAGCACGCAACCTGGTGTTTGGTTCCCAGAAGAG CCTGAAGGTATTGCAGTTGAGGCTAGAGAAGAACTGCTCAAGCGAGCTGCAGAAGGAGCAATAGcatttgtgatgaataa GCCACCCTGGATGGTTGAAACAGACCCAAAAGAGCTTGGATTAGGAATATATGTATGA
- the LOC108470423 gene encoding uncharacterized protein LOC108470423 isoform X2 — MVATLGKNSEFVEVNINNKDSLEAALSDVDLVVHAAGPFQQSQKCTVLEAAIETQTAYLDVCDDTNYAFRAKSFKGRAVDANIPAITTGGVYPGVSNVMAAELVRAARSESKTEPERLRFSYYTAGSGGAGPTILATSFLLLGEEVVAYNKGQKIKLKPFTGMLNVDFGKGIGKRDVYLLNLPEVRSAHEVLEVPTVSARFGTAPFFWNWGMEAMTNLLPAEFLRDRSKVQQLVEWFDPLVRAVDGIAGERVSMRVDLECTNERSTLALFSHRRLSVAVGNATAAFAVAILEGSTQPGVWFPEEPEGIAVEAREELLKRAAEGAIAFVMNKPPWMVETDPKELGLGIYV, encoded by the exons ATGGTGGCTACGCTAGGAAAGAATTCCGAGTTTGTGGAAGTCAATATTAACAACAAAGATTCATTGGAAGCAGCTTTGAGTG ATGTGGATCTTGTAGTTCATGCTGCGGGACCTTTTCAACAGTCACAGAAGTGTACTGTCTTGGAAGCAGCCATAGAGACCCAG ACTGCATATCTCGACGTTTGCGATGATACAAACTATGCATTCCGTGCAAAATCGTTCAAGGGTAGAGCAGTTGATGCAAATATTCCAGCCATAACTACTGGTGGAGTCTATCCAGGAGTGAGCAATG TGATGGCAGCGGAGCTTGTTCGTGCTGCCAGAAGCGAAAGCAAGACAGAACCAGAGAGGTTAAG GTTCTCCTACTACACGGCAGGCAGTGGCGGTGCTGGGCCAACTATATTAGCCACTAGTTTTTTACTGCTTGGCGAGGAAGTTGTTGCATATAATAAAG gacaaaaaatcaaattaaagccCTTTACCGGAATGCTCAATGTAGACTTCGGAAAAGGCATTGGAAAGAGAGATGTTTATTTGTT GAACTTACCTGAGGTACGGAGTGCTCATGAGGTCTTAGAAGTACCAACCGTCAGTGCTCGATTTGGAACTGCACCTTTCTTCTGGAATTGGGGAATGGAAGCCATGACAAATCTTCTTCCTGCG GAATTTCTGAGAGACAGAAGCAAAGTCCAACAGTTGGTTGAATGGTTTGATCCACTAGTCCGAGCAGTTGATGGAATTGCCGGTGAGCGAGTTTCGATGAGG GTTGATCTGGAATGCACAAATGAACGGAGTACACTTGCTTTGTTTAGTCACAGGAGACTCTCTGT GGCAGTGGGAAACGCCACAGCTGCTTTTGCAGTAGCAATTCTTGAGGGAAGCACGCAACCTGGTGTTTGGTTCCCAGAAGAG CCTGAAGGTATTGCAGTTGAGGCTAGAGAAGAACTGCTCAAGCGAGCTGCAGAAGGAGCAATAGcatttgtgatgaataa GCCACCCTGGATGGTTGAAACAGACCCAAAAGAGCTTGGATTAGGAATATATGTATGA